aacataaaaataatataattatatattaatgcaaataCTATGGGAAAATTATGTTCCAATTAATATGTTTgagtattatattttttctattatacatACACGAATCATGAAAATATTCtgcatttatttaaattaattatattgagTGCATTAATTATGCCACAGTAGTATACAATGCTATAACCAAAACAACAACAATATTAgatgaatatattattaaatacgaacaaatgtattatgtttatttgatATACTTATATGGGTGTAAATccgttatatatattattaaacagGTGACAAAATCAAAATTGTGTGGATAAATATCACATGAAATGTTGCACCATTTATTTAAGTAAGCTTTAATGTGATGTTATTAGTATTAACACTATCAAACCATgtattattaattctattaGCAATTATATAGTTTTCCTTAGAATGAACATTGTcctattattaaatataattttgttagAAAATatccaatatataatatttacttAGGTCATTTTAAGAAATTTACACAAGAAAAAGTAAAAACATGTTATATTGCTTTCCAAATGAATTGATTATTAAACTAATGTgtgaataaattataaaattaagaaataattggtttaagaaaaatatatgaaaacaACTTCATTTTATAGACTATAATAAGTTTTCTTATTTATTAATGGTTAACAGAATGGaaagtataatatacaaaCTATTATTACAAATCGAATTTATATACTGTGGTTTATTAAGTTTATAATCACCTCGATTAATCAACtgtatattaattatttttataaaatcctGTAAAGATACATAAAATACCCCACTCGAAAGTATTCATTAAATGTATTTGTGTATAAAGGAATATTATGGTGAAAACAAACTTATTTCACATTATGAAAAATGCTTTTAATTAATGTGGATAAATTAAACAGATATAAAAACTAtgtgtaatatatttagaaaaataaacaatactAAGTCAATATTTaagtattataatttaaataaaatgtatgtTATATTTACTAGAGATAATACtaaaagatataatatcccttataaaataataacgaatatcaataaattatattgaatAACGagatataatacatttttatttttttatatatttacagtTATATAAGGTTAGAATCACTTTATTAaaactaatatataatacatctTGTTCCCATATGTAAACCTACAAATacaatgatatatattattattccgAGATTATATAGATATGTGTAATGATTTTATGGGTATGATAAAAtcttttcaaaaaaatgaaaaatttagAAGGTTTATCTAAActatcataaaaataaatatgttattcCCCATACactactatattatatactaatTTAAGATTAACAATATGATTAactaaaaattttatatagaaAGACACGTAATTGTATAACTTATTTTGGTATAGTATATAggttttatataaaaatgatacgATGTCATTTAATATCCagattaaaaacaaaatttcaTTACAATGGCTAAGTGGtaaatacattatttttaaataaaaacgatcaccttaaattttatatgatatattgcctgtatattattattaaattttataaaaatattcttaTTGTATGATATTTCAAAATCTTGATCATCTTTTTAATAAAGCCAAATTTGATTTAGATACAATACGTTCGAAAAATGGACCTTACATTTGGTATTCCCCTTTTGATAGagaatcaaaaaaatataaatgtaacAACATTTTTGATGAACTTAACCCTCTGTGTATGCATTTATCTATTGAAGTATAAAAAATTCCTGGAAACAatgaattttaaaaataacaataaggAATATGTTGGATACATTTTGATGTTGGTAGGTTGTATGTTAAGCCTAAAGAATAATGATGGAACCAACaatctaaaatatttttatagtacATTTATAAATAGTGATGAAAAGTATAAGGCTATAAAAGATGCTACTGattataaggatcttatagataaaaaacaaaatttgatgaatatgataattatatttaaattttatgatgcatttaaaatcttatgtaacatatataatgagtataaaaaagaaaatacaaattgcaaaaattatttaaaaaaagctaaagaatttgttaaaaaatatgaggAACTTAACAAAGATCTTAATATTACTGAAGACAGCCCCTTTTATCAAGTATTTTCTAGCTTATCaactgattataataatttaaaaaaaatgcagtGGTGTTAATTGTTCCAAGTTTTCATCCTTCCCAACGATAGAAAAAACACAAACTTCTGAAGTTAtttcatcaagttcgtcgatagcaaataaattatttatagttttatcgacatttggtgcaatagtaatttttttaggaatttcttataagataaataataagtcaattaaaaaatatattcagcATTGATTTGTGAATATAAACACAGAATATAgctgatcattaatatattattcgaagattaataatgattgatatattttaagaagcTCTCCATTTGGAAATAGGCAATTTTTgatcataatttttgcataatttttatatagtttttatgttgtgggtcaggATTGTGTTTGTAggacccatattcgggttaggattaagtattatatcacatttaattttttataatttgaacactaattaaatatatgtacaatcccgtatgtttaatcacgagGTGAATTTCAAAAGTTACAAATATTCAACAAACAAGGGGCATACGCTAATATGAAAGGGATCgcataacatatttataagctaTAATACTTATGTCTAATtagttcatatatattttattactatttttggCTAATATACATAAGAACCattattatctattatataagatTTGTTAACCCAGAGCTATATTGAATCATGAATAAaacaatatgtttctttatatgacaaaatattttatttagtaaaacttctAATTTGTatcaattattttgatttaaattttatCTTGATAACCGAACTgtataacattattatatattatggtataaattataattcgattcatttggaacaattacctacattataatataccttcatattaatgattatatttttaatgttaattaaACACACTAATAAtgtataatagataatcataaagtatagattcataaaatatcgatcgaaaTTCGACGATACAACATTATCTACAACATGAtgttatgcatctaacattttttgtaatacAACAAAAATCacactatatataatattttttaagttttaattgtagatactattatatttttgtattccctttacatttttattaaaattaattagtattaataaaagttgctttatatacattaatttattttctataaatgtataatattaaattattaactattcatttttaaactttatagttttgaggtataaataaattatattttaaaatagttaaaataaaaaatataagtatattaattaaatttcatattatattgtgttctaataattataaataatatgatagatataatgcgttattattatatacctatacatataaactagtaaaatgttataccaataaataatactgaaatatgttaaatttaggaatcatatacaattatatattaatattattgaaaagacacataataatacattacataggtatcaatgttatatattttgttaaagattcaatttTGGATATgtgattttatattataaaaatttggatCCATGGAGAAAATGATAACGAATCGATTCATGCTAAATGTCtttttattctatattaacaCATATTCTATTATAAGTGTTTAATGAAatgtcatttttttaatctaaAATAGCATTTCTttatcatagaattaataaaatgtaaaatattaataaattacttgaatacatatacattgataactatagtagtaaaatatataagatagaAATGAACTATGTAGAAAATTTAgcgaatatttatttaaattatatattaaaaggacaaatatatcttatctctctcatCTAAAAGGGCAATATAACaacataattaaa
The Plasmodium yoelii strain 17X genome assembly, chromosome: 4 genome window above contains:
- a CDS encoding PIR protein, fragment, producing the protein MNFKNNNKEYVGYILMLVGCMLSLKNNDGTNNLKYFYSTFINSDEKYKAIKDATDYKDLIDKKQNLMNMIIIFKFYDAFKILCNIYNEYKKENTNCKNYLKKAKEFVKKYEELNKDLNITEDSPFYQVFSSLSTDYNNLKKMQWC